The following are encoded in a window of Narcine bancroftii isolate sNarBan1 chromosome 2, sNarBan1.hap1, whole genome shotgun sequence genomic DNA:
- the mrps24 gene encoding small ribosomal subunit protein uS3m has protein sequence MAVRMTARSCCRRPVFSFWQCAWKRNIQTTAECFKNRAARIRVAKGDKPVTYEQANPPHFIAHRKGWLSQHTSNLDGEEGAADRMIEDVFIRKFIYGTFHGCLANEIVLKRRANVITICAIFIQKLPPQKFYFLIGYTETLLSYLYKCPVKMEVQTVAKKVVYKYI, from the exons ATGGCGGTGCGCATGACGGCTCGGAGTTGCTGCCGGCGGCCG GTTTTCTCATTTTGGCAATGTGCTTGGAAGAGAAATATTCAGACAACAGCAGAATGTTTTAAG AACAGAGCGGCCCGCATCAGAGTTGCTAAAGGGGACAAGCCGGTAACTTACGAGCAGGCAAATCCACCTCACTTCATTGCTCACAGGAAAGGATGGCTGTCTCAACACACCA GCAATCTGGATGGTGAAGAGGGAGCAGCAGATCGCATGATAGAAGATGTTTTTATCCGCAAGTTTATTTATGGAACATTCCATGGATGCCTGGCCAATGAGATAGTGCTGAAGAGGAGAGCAAACGTCATCACCATTTGTGCCATCTTCATTCAGAAACTTCCACCACAGAAGTTCTATTTTCTAATAGGGTATACAGAGACTCTGCTGTCCTACCTGTACAAGTGTCCAGTCAAGATGGAAGTGCAGACTGTGGCGAAGAAGGTTGTGTACAAATATATCTGA
- the LOC138752917 gene encoding uncharacterized protein, with amino-acid sequence MDVAYLDFQRVFDKMSVVLQERKTPSPFPLSLPPLLHSLAFLHTSLPQTPSPFPLSLPPLLPFPHLPPPSIHTSLPQTPSPFPLSLPTVASPSSTLPSLTSLPLRHLHLSLYPSLPSYRSLTFLHPPSDTFTLPSISPSPQTVPSPSSTLPPHLPPSDTTLPSLYPSLPSYRCLTFLHPPFTHLPPSQTPSPFPLSLPPLLPFPHLPPHLPPSDTFTLPSIPPLLPLPHLLPPSLHSPPSLSDTFTFPSQTPSPFPLRHLHLSLSDTFTFPSIPPSPPTVPTPSSTLPPLHRSLTSLQTPSPFPLSLPPLLSFPHLPPPFLHSPPSLSDTFTFPSIPPSRPTIPSPSSTLPPLTSLPLRHLHLSLYPSLPSYRSLTFLHPPSPVPSPSSTLPPFTSLPLRHLHLSLYPSLPPHSLPVPSPSSTLPPPFPHLPPPSLPLRHLHLSLYPSLPSYRSLTFLHTPSPFPHLPPPSLTFLHPPSPIPSPSSTLPPLTSLPLRHLHLSLYPSLPSYRSLTFLHPPSSPPSLHSPPSLRHLHLSLYPSLPSYCSLTFFHPPSPVPSPSSTLPPPSLHSPPSLSDTFTFPSIPPTPPTVPSPSSTLPPLHRSLTFLHPPSTHLPPSDTFTFPSLPPSPPTVPSPFSIFPLRHLSPFLLTQLPPFPLSLHCLSTSLLQPLSILPPASAPSILCLHPPSEEQSRPVPLGDRAGRATSGRSAAEPSRA; translated from the exons ATGGATGTCgcttacttggattttcagagggTCTTTGACAAGATGTCCGTGGTATTACAGGAAAGGAAG ACACCTTCACctttccctctatccctccctcccctcctccattcCCTCGCCTTCCTCCACACCTCCCTCCCTCAGACACCTTCACCCttccctctatctctccctcccctcctaccATTCCCTCACCTTCCTCCACCGTCCATCCACACCTCCCTCCCTCAGACACCTTCACCCTTCCCTCTATCCCTCCCTACCGTTGCCTCACCTTCCTCCACCCTCCCTTcactcacctccctccctctcagacACCTTCACctttccctctatccctccctcccctcctaccGTTCCCTCACCTTCCTCCACCCTCCCTCAGACACCTTCACCCttccctctatctctccctcccctcaaaCCGTTCCCTCACcttcctccaccctccctccacacctcccTCCCTCAGACACCACCCTTCCttccctctatccctccctcccctcctaccGTTGCCTCACCTTCCTCCACCCTCCCTTcactcacctccctccctctcagacACCTTCACCCTttcctctatctctccctcccctcctaccGTTCCCTCACCTTCCTCCACACCTCCCTCCCTCAGACACCTTCACCcttccctctatccctcccctccTACCGTTGCCTCACCTTCTTCCACCCTCCCTTcactcacctccctccctctcagacACCTTCACCTTTCCCTCTCAGACACCTTCACCTTTCCCTCTCAGACACCTTCACCTTTCCCTCTCAGACACCTTCACctttccctctatccctccctcccctcctaccGTTCCCACACcttcctccaccctccctcccctccaccgttCCCTCACCTCCCTCCAGACACCTTCACCCTTCCCTCTAtcactccctcccctcctatcgttccctcaccttcctccacccttcctccactcacctccctccctctcagacACCTTCACctttccctctatccctccctcccGTCCTACCATTCCCTCACcttcctccaccctccctccactcacctccctccctctcagacACCTTCACctttccctctatccctccctcccctcctaccGTTCCCTCACcttcctccaccctccctcccccgttccctcaccttcctccaccctccctccattcacctccctccctctcagacACCTTCACctttccctctatccctccctccccccacactccctccccgttccctcaccttcctccaccctccctcccccgttccctcaccttcctccaccctccctccctctcagacACCTTCACctttccctctatccctccctcccctcctaccGTTCCCTCACCTTCCTCCACACTCCCTCCCCGTTCCCTCACCTTCCTCCACCCTCCCTCACcttcctccaccctccctcccccattccctcaccttcctccaccctccctccacttacctccctccctctcagacACCTTCACctttccctctatccctccctcccctcctaccGTTCCCTCACcttcctccaccctccctcctctccaccctccctccactcACCTCCCTCCCTCAGACACCTTCACctttccctctatccctccctcccctcctactGTTCCCTCACCttcttccaccctccctcccccgttccctcaccttcctccaccctccctccaccctccctccactcacctccctccctctcagacACCTTCACctttccctctatccctcccacccctcctaCCGTTCCCTCACcttcctccaccctccctcccctccaccgttccctcaccttcctccaccctccctccactcACCTCCCTCCCTCAGACACCTtcacctttccctctctccctccctcccctcctactGTTCCCTCACCTTTCTCCATCTTCCCTCTCAGACACCTTTCACCCTTCCTCCTCACACAACTTCCACCCTTCCCTCTATCCCTCCATtgcctctccacctccctcctccaACCTCTCTCCATCTTACCCCCTGCCTCTGCCCCTTCCATCCTCTGCCTCCACCCGCCCAGTGAAGAACAATCCCGCCCCGTCCCCCTGGGGGATCGCGCCGGTCGCGCAACCAGTGGACGGTCAGCGGCCGAACCGTCACGTGCATGA